In Azospirillum ramasamyi, the following are encoded in one genomic region:
- a CDS encoding ABC transporter ATP-binding protein produces MSSSSLYVQGLAKRYGDFVALAPTDLVVADGEFLTLLGPSGSGKTTLLSLLAGLVPPDEGSVRIGSQDVTYAPPYERDIGVVFQNYALFPHMTVEENIAFPLKMRKVAAAEAKRRAREALEMVHLPHIAGRYPRELSGGQQQRVALARCMVYKPSIILMDEPLGALDKKLREHMQLEIKRLHREMGTTVVYVTHDQEEAMTMSDRICLMNAGRIEQLGTPADLYFRPRSLFVADFLGESNILPGALRGRSGDEVEIGVGSGGISGRALANGNDLPPGTEVRVMVRPQNLAVARGAGNPVGLQGRVSEVMVTGSLTKVYMEPLDGKLPPLVAAFPTRNEADAVRIDDVLTLSWNGRDAVVIADTGRAAGTA; encoded by the coding sequence ATGTCTTCTTCCAGCCTTTACGTCCAGGGCCTTGCCAAGCGCTACGGCGACTTCGTGGCGCTCGCCCCGACGGATCTCGTCGTCGCCGACGGCGAATTCCTGACGCTGCTCGGCCCGTCGGGCTCCGGCAAGACGACGCTGCTCAGCCTGCTGGCCGGGCTGGTGCCGCCCGACGAGGGAAGCGTGCGCATCGGGTCGCAGGACGTCACCTACGCCCCGCCCTATGAGCGCGACATCGGCGTGGTGTTCCAGAATTACGCGCTGTTCCCGCACATGACCGTCGAGGAGAACATCGCCTTCCCGCTGAAGATGCGGAAGGTGGCGGCGGCCGAGGCCAAGCGGCGCGCGCGCGAGGCGCTGGAGATGGTGCATCTGCCGCACATCGCCGGCCGCTACCCGCGCGAGCTGTCGGGCGGCCAGCAGCAGCGCGTCGCCCTTGCCCGCTGCATGGTCTACAAGCCGTCGATCATCCTGATGGACGAGCCGCTGGGCGCGCTCGACAAAAAGCTGCGCGAGCACATGCAGCTGGAGATCAAGCGCCTGCACCGCGAGATGGGGACGACGGTCGTCTACGTCACCCACGACCAGGAAGAGGCGATGACGATGTCCGACCGCATCTGCCTGATGAATGCCGGGCGGATCGAGCAGCTGGGCACGCCGGCCGACCTGTATTTCCGCCCGCGCTCGCTGTTCGTCGCCGACTTCCTCGGCGAATCCAACATCCTGCCCGGCGCCCTGCGCGGCCGCAGCGGCGACGAGGTGGAGATCGGCGTGGGCAGCGGCGGCATTTCCGGCCGGGCGCTGGCCAACGGCAACGACCTGCCGCCGGGCACCGAGGTGCGCGTGATGGTGCGGCCGCAGAACCTGGCCGTCGCGCGCGGGGCCGGCAATCCCGTCGGCCTGCAGGGCCGGGTGTCGGAGGTGATGGTCACCGGCAGCCTGACCAAGGTCTACATGGAGCCGCTCGACGGCAAGCTGCCGCCGCTGGTCGCCGCCTTCCCCACCCGCAACGAGGCCGACGCGGTGCGCATCGACGACGTGCTGACGCTGTCCTGGAACGGACGCGACGCCGTGGTCATCGCCGATACCGGCCGCGCGGCGGGGACGGCGTGA